From the Thermococcus sp. 18S1 genome, one window contains:
- a CDS encoding DUF366 family protein produces the protein MELLIVKDRRIDYDGSAIGSHWAYRNFGILGNSLVVFRGKCDVKVEEMIDIEDLRASKEIKSDDMVHYIIEVFDLVNTLFASTLQKLFIAKLCEVLAEYGVKTTRKGDDIYVNGRKLSISIATVSPVSVKIHIGINVEAKGIPEGVDAIGLRELGITDVEDFMERTGKALVEEFNKVKKDSLKVRWAQ, from the coding sequence ATGGAGCTGCTCATCGTGAAGGATAGGCGCATAGACTACGACGGTTCCGCGATAGGGAGCCACTGGGCATACAGGAACTTCGGAATACTCGGGAACTCTCTCGTCGTCTTCCGCGGGAAGTGCGACGTTAAAGTGGAGGAGATGATTGACATCGAAGACCTTCGCGCGAGCAAGGAAATCAAGAGCGACGACATGGTTCACTACATAATCGAGGTCTTTGACCTCGTCAACACTCTCTTTGCCTCAACGCTTCAGAAGCTTTTCATAGCCAAGCTCTGCGAGGTTCTGGCTGAATATGGAGTAAAAACTACGAGAAAGGGCGACGACATCTACGTGAACGGGAGGAAGCTCAGCATCTCGATAGCCACCGTTTCGCCGGTCAGCGTCAAGATTCACATCGGAATAAACGTGGAAGCAAAGGGAATCCCGGAGGGCGTAGATGCCATCGGCCTCAGGGAACTCGGCATTACCGACGTCGAGGACTTCATGGAGAGAACCGGAAAGGCCCTCGTCGAGGAGTTCAACAAGGTGAAGAAGGACAGCCTGAAGGTCAGGTGGGCTCAGTAG